A genomic window from Sphingomonas taxi includes:
- the ahcY gene encoding adenosylhomocysteinase has protein sequence MATALAVEQNDYVIKDIGLADFGRAEIRIAETEMPGLMALRDEFGASQPLKGARITGSLHMTIQTAVLIETLTALGADVRWATCNIFSTQDHAAAAIAATGVPVFAVKGESLAEYWDYVGDIFSWDRDVEGQTANIILDDGGDATMFALWGAKLEAGATLGEPENEEEVEFQRALKAFIAKKPGYLTETVKNLKGVSEETTTGVHRLYEIAKKGELPFPAINVNDSVTKSKFDNLYGCKESLVDAIRRATDVMLAGKVAAVAGFGDVGKGSAQSLRNGGARVMVTEIDPICALQAAMEGFEVVTMDEAVKRADIFVTATGNADVITADHMKAMKPMSIVCNIGHFDSEIQIAALSNYKWSEVKPGTDLVEFPDGKQIIVLAKGRLVNLGCATGHPSFVMSASFTNQTLAQIELWTAGEKYKNEVYVLPKHLDEKVAALHLEKLGVKLSKLSEKQASYIGVPVEGPFKPDHYRY, from the coding sequence GTGGCTACTGCGCTCGCGGTCGAACAGAACGATTACGTCATCAAGGACATCGGCCTCGCCGATTTCGGCCGCGCCGAGATCCGCATCGCCGAGACCGAGATGCCCGGCCTGATGGCGCTGCGCGACGAGTTCGGCGCGAGCCAGCCGCTCAAGGGCGCGCGCATCACCGGTTCGCTGCACATGACCATCCAGACCGCGGTGCTGATCGAGACGCTGACCGCGCTCGGCGCCGACGTGCGCTGGGCGACCTGCAACATCTTCTCGACGCAGGACCATGCCGCCGCCGCGATCGCCGCGACCGGCGTGCCGGTGTTCGCGGTGAAGGGCGAGAGCCTGGCCGAATATTGGGATTATGTCGGCGACATCTTCTCGTGGGATCGTGACGTCGAGGGCCAGACCGCCAACATCATCCTCGACGACGGCGGCGACGCCACGATGTTCGCGCTCTGGGGTGCGAAGCTCGAGGCCGGCGCGACGCTCGGCGAGCCCGAGAATGAAGAAGAGGTCGAGTTCCAGCGCGCGCTCAAGGCGTTCATCGCCAAGAAGCCGGGCTATCTGACCGAGACGGTCAAGAACCTGAAGGGCGTGTCCGAAGAGACGACGACCGGTGTCCACCGCCTGTACGAGATCGCCAAGAAGGGCGAGCTGCCGTTCCCGGCGATCAACGTCAACGACAGCGTCACCAAGTCGAAGTTCGACAACCTCTACGGCTGCAAGGAATCGCTGGTCGACGCTATCCGTCGCGCCACCGACGTGATGCTCGCCGGCAAGGTCGCCGCCGTCGCCGGTTTCGGTGACGTCGGCAAGGGCTCGGCCCAGTCGCTGCGCAACGGCGGCGCCCGCGTGATGGTCACCGAAATCGACCCGATCTGCGCGCTGCAGGCGGCGATGGAGGGCTTCGAGGTCGTGACGATGGACGAGGCGGTCAAGCGCGCCGACATCTTCGTCACCGCGACCGGCAACGCCGACGTCATCACCGCCGATCACATGAAGGCGATGAAGCCGATGTCGATCGTCTGCAACATCGGCCACTTCGACAGCGAGATCCAGATCGCCGCGCTGTCGAACTACAAGTGGAGCGAAGTGAAGCCGGGCACCGACCTGGTCGAGTTCCCCGACGGCAAGCAGATCATCGTCCTCGCCAAGGGCCGTCTGGTCAACCTCGGCTGTGCGACCGGCCACCCGTCGTTCGTGATGAGCGCGAGCTTCACCAACCAGACGCTCGCGCAGATCGAGCTGTGGACCGCGGGCGAGAAGTACAAGAACGAAGTGTACGTCCTGCCCAAGCATCTCGACGAGAAGGTGGCCGCGCTCCACCTCGAGAAGCTCGGCGTCAAGCTGTCGAAGCTGTCCGAGAAGCAGGCGAGCTACATCGGCGTGCCGGTCGAAGGGCCGTTCAAGCCGGATCATTATCGCTACTGA
- a CDS encoding YqgE/AlgH family protein, which yields MHYRPFLAGQFLLAMPGMRDPSFDHAVIAMCAHDADGAIGIGVGATIEGLSLHDLLDQFEIPHGVAPDAPVHFGGPVDPRRGFVVHSSDWSGQDTIDVAGRWSLSSTVDVLRAIAEGSGPTRYLVALGYAGWGDGQLEGELTRPGWFHVAGDEDLLFDTPAGRRWTAAFGKAGIDARLLVPDAGTA from the coding sequence ATGCACTATCGACCCTTCCTTGCCGGCCAGTTCCTTCTCGCGATGCCGGGTATGCGCGACCCCAGCTTCGACCATGCGGTGATCGCGATGTGCGCGCACGACGCCGATGGCGCGATCGGCATCGGCGTCGGCGCGACGATCGAGGGGCTGAGCCTGCACGATCTGCTCGACCAGTTCGAGATCCCGCACGGCGTCGCGCCCGACGCGCCGGTGCATTTCGGCGGCCCGGTCGATCCGCGGCGCGGCTTCGTCGTCCATTCGAGCGACTGGAGCGGACAGGATACGATCGACGTCGCCGGCCGCTGGTCGCTGTCGAGCACCGTCGACGTGCTGCGCGCGATCGCCGAGGGCAGCGGTCCGACGCGCTATCTCGTCGCGCTCGGCTATGCCGGCTGGGGCGACGGCCAGCTCGAAGGCGAGCTGACCCGGCCGGGCTGGTTCCATGTCGCCGGCGACGAGGATCTGCTGTTCGATACCCCTGCCGGGCGGCGCTGGACCGCGGCCTTCGGCAAGGCGGGGATCGACGCGCGACTGCTCGTCCCCGACGCCGGCACCGCCTGA
- a CDS encoding peroxiredoxin, translated as MTITVGDKIPAATLTKVTSDGPDQITTNALFDGRTVALFAVPGAFTPTCSAKHLPGFVDKREELAAKGIDEIACISVNDPFVMGAWAKSANAEGITMLADGNADFAEAIGLTMDGSKFAMGKRSQRYTMLVEDGVVKQLHVEAPGEFKVSSAEYLLGEL; from the coding sequence ATGACGATCACCGTCGGCGACAAGATACCGGCCGCCACCCTGACCAAGGTCACCTCCGATGGCCCGGACCAGATCACGACCAATGCGTTGTTCGACGGCCGCACCGTCGCGCTGTTCGCCGTGCCCGGCGCCTTTACCCCGACCTGTTCGGCCAAGCACCTGCCCGGCTTCGTCGACAAGCGCGAGGAACTGGCCGCCAAGGGCATCGACGAGATTGCCTGTATCTCGGTCAACGATCCCTTCGTGATGGGTGCGTGGGCCAAGTCGGCCAACGCGGAGGGCATCACGATGCTCGCCGACGGCAATGCCGATTTCGCCGAGGCGATCGGCCTGACGATGGACGGCAGCAAGTTCGCGATGGGCAAGCGCAGCCAGCGCTACACGATGCTGGTCGAGGACGGCGTCGTGAAGCAGCTCCACGTCGAGGCCCCCGGCGAGTTCAAGGTCAGCAGCGCGGAATATCTGCTCGGCGAGCTCTGA
- a CDS encoding AMP nucleosidase produces the protein MTLASRIVADLDTLYRASVERLQTALNAYLTDGTPPSPESRVDGSFAYPVIHLRYASVGDRPAPLRSFGRLVSPGDYTISVTKPALFADYLTEQLTLLLEDYDVEVEAVPGRQEIPFPYVLDPGHALSLDTVSATELSRHFPATELAHIGDEIADGLWISDGGTRPLALFDALRTDFSLARLRHYMGTPSEHTQRFVLFTNYHRYVDEFVRWGASQLGPESRFTALSGAGNIVIDHPGDVDKLVNDSAWRRHQMPAYHLMADDRTGITLVNIGVGPSNAKTICDHLAVMRPEAWLMIGHCGGLRPSQRIGDYVLAHAYLRDDHVLDDVLPPEIPVPAIAEVQQALARASEIVSGQSGEELKRRLRTGTIVTTDDRNWELRYSASALRFSLSRAVGIDMESATIAAQGYRFRVPYGTLLCVSDKPLHGELKLPGQANRFYERAISEHMRIGIETCEQLRLEGAKLHSRKLRAFDEPPFR, from the coding sequence ATGACACTCGCATCCCGGATCGTCGCCGACCTCGACACCCTCTATCGCGCCTCCGTCGAACGGTTGCAGACCGCACTCAACGCCTATCTGACCGACGGTACGCCGCCCTCGCCCGAAAGCCGGGTCGACGGGTCGTTCGCCTATCCCGTCATCCATTTGCGCTACGCCAGCGTCGGCGACCGCCCGGCGCCGCTGCGCTCGTTCGGCCGGCTCGTCTCGCCCGGCGACTATACGATCAGCGTCACCAAGCCGGCGCTGTTCGCCGACTATCTCACCGAACAGCTGACGCTGCTGCTTGAGGATTATGACGTCGAGGTCGAGGCGGTGCCGGGCCGGCAGGAAATCCCCTTCCCCTATGTCCTAGATCCGGGTCATGCGCTGAGCCTCGACACCGTCTCGGCGACCGAATTGTCGCGTCACTTCCCCGCCACCGAGCTCGCGCATATCGGCGACGAGATCGCCGACGGCCTCTGGATCTCGGACGGCGGCACGCGCCCGCTCGCGCTGTTCGACGCCTTGCGCACCGACTTCAGCCTCGCGCGGCTGCGCCATTATATGGGGACGCCGTCGGAACATACGCAGCGCTTCGTGCTGTTCACCAACTATCACCGCTACGTCGACGAATTCGTCCGCTGGGGCGCGTCGCAGCTCGGGCCGGAAAGCCGCTTCACCGCGCTGTCCGGCGCCGGCAATATCGTCATCGATCATCCCGGCGACGTCGACAAACTGGTCAACGACAGCGCGTGGCGGCGGCACCAGATGCCCGCCTATCACCTCATGGCCGACGATCGCACCGGCATCACGCTCGTCAACATCGGCGTCGGCCCGTCCAACGCCAAGACGATCTGCGACCATCTCGCGGTGATGCGCCCCGAGGCGTGGCTGATGATCGGCCATTGCGGCGGCCTGCGTCCCTCCCAGCGGATCGGCGATTATGTCCTCGCCCATGCCTATCTGCGCGACGACCACGTCCTCGACGACGTGCTGCCGCCTGAAATCCCCGTCCCCGCGATCGCCGAGGTGCAGCAGGCGCTCGCCCGCGCATCGGAGATCGTCAGCGGCCAGTCGGGCGAGGAACTCAAGCGCCGGCTGCGCACCGGTACGATCGTCACCACCGACGATCGCAACTGGGAGTTGCGCTATTCCGCCTCGGCGCTGCGCTTCTCACTGTCGCGCGCGGTCGGCATCGACATGGAATCGGCGACGATCGCGGCGCAGGGCTATCGCTTCCGCGTGCCCTACGGCACGTTGCTCTGCGTTTCGGACAAGCCGCTGCACGGCGAACTCAAGCTGCCCGGCCAGGCCAACCGCTTCTACGAGCGCGCGATCAGCGAGCATATGCGGATCGGCATCGAGACCTGCGAGCAATTGCGGCTGGAGGGCGCCAAGCTGCACAGCCGCAAGCTGCGCGCCTTCGACGAGCCGCCGTTCCGCTGA
- a CDS encoding M2 family metallopeptidase, with product MRLVSTTALAAALFVMPAAAQTGANTGARPTAAEADAYVAAVEKEAADLSVPAQQTAWVNATYITDDTDALAAKSGAELTEKAVQWAKGAARFNGVSGVSFDTRRKLDLLKNGVGLPAPTTPGAATELATLTTRMSSSYGKGKGTLDGKPINGSDIEAAMGTSRDPAKLKEMWVSWNDNVGAPMRKDYTRMTAISNAGAKELGFGDVGAMWRSGYDMTPAQFEALTDQIWKEVEPLYLSLHTYVRWKLNAKYGDAVQPKTGPIRSDLLGNMWAQEWGNIYDIVAPKGAGDVGYDTGELLTAKGYDPVRMVKQGEAFYSSLGFAPLPKTFWERSQIVKPADREVICHASAWDIDNADDIRIKMCTKVNGDDFVTIHHELGHNYYQRAYKAQPYLYKNGANDGFHEAIGDTVALSITPDYLVKIGLLAPAQVPSADKDIGLLLRQAMDKVAFLPFGLLVDKWRWNVFSGRIGSGDYQKGWDALRLQYQGITPPVARDETKFDAGAKYHIPATVPYTRYFLARVLQFQFYKAACDQAGWKGPLHRCSFYDNKAVGTKLNAMLAMGQSKPWPDALQVMTGSRQMSGKALVAYFAPLKTWLDQQNRGKPSGW from the coding sequence ATGCGTCTCGTTTCCACCACCGCGCTCGCCGCGGCCCTGTTCGTCATGCCCGCCGCCGCCCAGACCGGCGCCAACACTGGCGCCAGGCCGACCGCGGCGGAGGCCGACGCCTATGTCGCCGCGGTCGAGAAGGAGGCCGCCGACCTCTCGGTGCCGGCGCAGCAGACCGCCTGGGTCAACGCCACCTATATCACCGACGACACCGACGCGCTCGCCGCTAAGTCCGGTGCCGAACTGACCGAGAAGGCGGTGCAATGGGCGAAGGGGGCGGCGCGGTTTAACGGCGTGTCCGGCGTGTCGTTCGACACGCGTCGCAAGCTCGACCTGCTCAAGAACGGCGTCGGCCTGCCCGCGCCGACCACGCCGGGCGCCGCCACCGAACTGGCGACGCTGACCACGCGGATGTCGTCGAGCTACGGCAAGGGCAAGGGCACGCTCGACGGCAAGCCGATCAACGGCTCGGACATCGAGGCGGCGATGGGCACGTCGCGCGATCCCGCCAAGCTCAAGGAAATGTGGGTCAGCTGGAACGACAATGTCGGTGCGCCGATGCGCAAGGACTATACGCGGATGACCGCGATCTCCAACGCCGGCGCCAAGGAGCTGGGTTTCGGCGACGTCGGCGCGATGTGGCGTTCGGGCTATGACATGACGCCCGCGCAGTTCGAGGCGCTGACCGACCAGATCTGGAAGGAGGTCGAGCCGCTCTATTTGTCGCTGCACACCTATGTCCGCTGGAAGCTCAACGCGAAATACGGCGATGCGGTGCAGCCGAAGACGGGGCCGATCCGGAGCGACCTGCTCGGCAATATGTGGGCGCAGGAATGGGGCAATATCTACGACATCGTCGCGCCGAAGGGGGCGGGCGACGTCGGCTACGACACCGGCGAGCTGCTTACCGCCAAGGGCTATGATCCCGTGCGGATGGTGAAACAGGGCGAGGCCTTCTATTCGTCGCTCGGCTTCGCGCCTTTGCCCAAGACCTTCTGGGAGCGGTCGCAGATCGTCAAGCCGGCCGACCGCGAGGTGATCTGCCACGCCTCCGCCTGGGATATCGACAATGCGGACGATATCCGCATCAAGATGTGCACTAAGGTGAACGGCGACGATTTCGTCACCATCCACCACGAACTCGGCCACAATTACTATCAGCGCGCGTACAAGGCGCAGCCCTATCTCTACAAGAACGGCGCCAACGACGGCTTCCATGAGGCGATCGGCGATACCGTCGCGCTGTCGATCACGCCCGATTACCTCGTCAAGATCGGCCTGCTCGCGCCGGCGCAGGTGCCGAGCGCGGATAAGGACATCGGCCTGCTGCTGCGTCAGGCGATGGACAAGGTGGCGTTCCTGCCGTTCGGCCTGCTGGTCGACAAATGGCGCTGGAACGTCTTTTCGGGCAGGATCGGCAGCGGTGATTACCAGAAGGGCTGGGACGCGCTGCGCCTGCAATATCAGGGTATCACGCCGCCGGTGGCGCGCGACGAGACCAAGTTCGATGCCGGCGCAAAATATCATATCCCGGCGACGGTGCCCTATACGCGCTACTTCCTCGCGCGGGTGCTCCAGTTCCAGTTCTACAAGGCGGCGTGCGATCAGGCCGGCTGGAAGGGACCGCTGCACCGCTGTTCCTTCTACGACAACAAGGCGGTGGGGACGAAGCTCAACGCGATGCTGGCGATGGGCCAGTCCAAGCCCTGGCCCGATGCGCTGCAGGTGATGACCGGATCGCGGCAGATGTCGGGCAAGGCGCTGGTCGCCTATTTCGCGCCGCTCAAGACGTGGCTCGACCAGCAGAACAGGGGCAAGCCGTCGGGCTGGTGA
- a CDS encoding alpha/beta fold hydrolase, whose amino-acid sequence MADSPTDPQYFKSFDGTRIAWRELGEGRPAVLIHGYFSTAEVNWLKYGHAAKLAARGFRVIMPDLRGHGLSDRPHDVAAYPPDALMRDGMALIAHLGLTDYDLGGYSLGGRTTMRMLVNGATPRRAVMAGMGLTGILTTSGRGDYFRKVLTNLGSFERGSNEWMTEAFLKTTKGDPVALLNVLETFVDTPLDAVEAIAVPVAVITGAEDDDNGSGAALADAIPQAVFREIPGGHMSAVAKPELGQAIADYLAG is encoded by the coding sequence GTGGCCGACTCGCCGACCGACCCGCAGTATTTCAAAAGCTTCGACGGCACCCGCATCGCCTGGCGCGAGCTGGGCGAGGGGCGGCCCGCCGTACTGATCCACGGCTATTTCTCGACCGCCGAGGTCAATTGGCTGAAATACGGTCATGCCGCCAAGCTCGCCGCGCGCGGCTTCCGGGTCATCATGCCCGATCTGCGTGGCCACGGCCTCAGCGACCGGCCGCATGACGTCGCCGCCTATCCGCCGGACGCGCTGATGCGCGACGGCATGGCACTGATCGCGCATCTCGGCCTCACCGATTACGATCTCGGCGGCTATTCGCTCGGCGGGCGGACGACGATGCGGATGCTGGTCAATGGCGCGACGCCGCGGCGGGCGGTGATGGCCGGAATGGGACTAACCGGCATCCTCACCACCTCGGGCCGCGGCGACTATTTCCGCAAGGTGCTGACCAACCTCGGCAGTTTCGAGCGCGGCAGCAACGAATGGATGACCGAGGCCTTCCTCAAGACGACCAAGGGCGATCCCGTCGCGCTGCTCAACGTGCTCGAGACGTTCGTGGATACGCCGCTGGACGCGGTCGAGGCGATCGCCGTGCCGGTCGCGGTCATCACCGGCGCGGAGGACGACGACAACGGTTCGGGTGCGGCACTGGCCGATGCGATCCCGCAGGCGGTCTTTCGCGAGATCCCCGGCGGCCATATGAGCGCGGTCGCCAAGCCCGAACTCGGGCAGGCGATCGCCGACTATCTCGCCGGCTGA
- a CDS encoding YitT family protein, with protein MQSRDIAFSHGRPHSVAEDAYALLIGCILIVVGLIFLKAAGLVTGGVAGIALLISYKVPLPAGVLFTLINIPFFAFAHKVMGARFAVKSVLVNLGIAGLSALARASIHVVDIHPAFAAVVGGTVIGMGILSLARHQAGVGGTGVLTLWLQRTRGWNAGRSQIAIDVVILAVSAPVITGTQLAWSALSAAAMSLILIAWHRPGRYIGH; from the coding sequence ATGCAGTCCCGCGACATTGCTTTCTCCCACGGCCGCCCGCACAGCGTCGCCGAAGACGCCTATGCCCTGCTGATCGGGTGTATCCTGATCGTCGTCGGGCTGATCTTCCTGAAGGCCGCCGGTCTCGTCACCGGCGGTGTCGCCGGTATCGCGCTGTTGATCTCCTACAAGGTGCCGTTGCCCGCGGGCGTGCTGTTCACGCTGATCAACATCCCGTTCTTCGCCTTCGCGCACAAGGTGATGGGCGCGCGCTTCGCGGTGAAGTCGGTGCTGGTCAATCTCGGTATCGCCGGTCTGTCCGCCCTCGCGCGCGCGTCGATCCACGTCGTCGACATCCACCCCGCCTTCGCCGCGGTCGTCGGCGGCACGGTGATCGGTATGGGGATATTGTCGCTCGCCCGGCATCAGGCCGGCGTCGGCGGCACCGGCGTGCTCACCTTATGGCTGCAACGCACCCGCGGCTGGAACGCCGGCCGCTCGCAGATCGCGATCGACGTGGTGATCCTCGCCGTCTCCGCACCTGTCATCACCGGCACGCAGCTCGCCTGGTCGGCGCTCAGCGCCGCCGCGATGAGCCTGATCCTGATCGCCTGGCACCGACCGGGGCGCTATATCGGGCATTAG
- a CDS encoding type II toxin-antitoxin system VapC family toxin, translated as MTWIVDTSVAVEWAVAEEGADLAASFLGGDVVAPDLLRSELANALWKKVRRNEIDALQAVAGFAAIEDALTFLATDRLAARALDIALAIAHPVYDCLYLALAESTGMRILTADRKLIVNC; from the coding sequence TTGACCTGGATCGTCGACACCAGCGTCGCCGTCGAATGGGCGGTCGCCGAGGAGGGCGCGGACCTCGCCGCGTCGTTCCTCGGTGGCGATGTGGTGGCACCGGATCTGTTGCGGAGCGAACTTGCCAACGCGCTCTGGAAAAAGGTGCGGCGCAACGAAATCGATGCATTGCAGGCGGTGGCCGGATTCGCGGCGATCGAGGATGCGCTGACATTTCTAGCGACCGATCGGCTTGCCGCCCGCGCGCTGGATATCGCGCTGGCGATCGCCCACCCGGTGTATGATTGCCTGTATCTGGCGCTGGCGGAATCCACCGGCATGCGAATCCTGACGGCCGACCGCAAGCTGATCGTCAATTGTTAG
- a CDS encoding FitA-like ribbon-helix-helix domain-containing protein, translating to MAQVLIRNLDDALLRDYQRAADGNGRSLEAELRAALQRLRPDAGEGHRDVRARLAAIRAMTPDVPQTPAERLVREDREGFREA from the coding sequence ATGGCACAGGTGCTGATCCGGAACCTCGATGACGCCCTGCTTCGCGACTATCAGCGGGCCGCTGATGGCAACGGTCGCTCGCTCGAGGCGGAGTTGCGCGCGGCGTTGCAGCGGTTGCGGCCCGATGCCGGCGAGGGACATCGTGACGTGCGGGCGAGGCTCGCCGCGATCCGCGCAATGACCCCGGATGTGCCGCAGACACCGGCCGAGCGGCTCGTCCGCGAGGATCGCGAGGGCTTTCGCGAGGCTTGA
- a CDS encoding aspartate-semialdehyde dehydrogenase, which yields MGYRVVVAGATGNVGREMVNILAEREFPLDEIAVLASSRSQGEQIEYGDTGKMLKVQNIEHFDPAGWDMALFAIGSEATKVYAPKFAAAGCTVIDNSSLYRMDPDVPLIVPEVNAAAIDGYKARNIIANPNCSTAQMVVALKPLHDAATITRVVVSTYQSVSGAGKVGMDELFEQSRNIFVGDSAEAKKFTKQIAFNVIPHIDSFLDDGSTKEEWKMVVETKKILDSKIKVTATCVRVPVFVGHSESINIEFANELSADDAKRILREAPGVMLIDKHEDGGYITPIEAAGDDATYVSRVREDPTIENGLNLWCVSDNLRKGAALNAVQIAELLGRRHLKKDG from the coding sequence ATGGGTTATCGGGTGGTGGTCGCGGGGGCGACGGGCAATGTCGGGCGCGAGATGGTGAACATCCTCGCCGAGCGCGAATTCCCCCTCGACGAGATCGCCGTGCTGGCGTCGAGCCGCAGCCAGGGCGAGCAGATCGAATATGGCGACACCGGCAAGATGCTCAAGGTGCAGAATATCGAGCATTTCGATCCCGCCGGCTGGGACATGGCGCTGTTCGCGATCGGCAGCGAGGCGACCAAGGTCTATGCGCCCAAGTTCGCCGCCGCCGGCTGTACGGTGATCGACAATTCGTCGCTCTACCGGATGGATCCCGACGTGCCGCTGATCGTGCCCGAGGTGAATGCCGCGGCGATCGACGGCTACAAGGCCAGGAACATCATCGCCAACCCGAACTGCTCGACCGCGCAGATGGTGGTGGCGCTCAAGCCGCTGCACGATGCCGCGACGATCACCCGCGTCGTCGTCTCGACCTATCAATCGGTCTCGGGCGCCGGCAAGGTCGGCATGGACGAACTGTTCGAGCAGAGCCGCAACATCTTCGTCGGCGACAGTGCCGAGGCGAAGAAGTTCACCAAGCAGATCGCTTTCAACGTCATCCCCCACATCGACAGCTTCCTCGACGACGGGTCGACCAAGGAAGAGTGGAAGATGGTGGTCGAGACCAAGAAGATCCTCGATTCGAAGATCAAGGTGACCGCGACCTGCGTGCGCGTGCCGGTGTTCGTCGGCCATTCGGAATCGATCAACATCGAATTCGCCAACGAGCTGTCCGCCGACGACGCCAAGCGCATCCTGCGCGAGGCGCCGGGCGTCATGCTGATCGATAAGCATGAGGACGGCGGCTATATCACCCCGATCGAGGCGGCGGGCGACGATGCCACCTATGTCAGCCGCGTCCGCGAGGATCCGACGATCGAGAACGGCCTCAACCTGTGGTGCGTCAGCGACAATCTGCGCAAGGGCGCGGCGTTGAATGCGGTGCAGATCGCCGAGCTGCTTGGCCGGCGGCACCTCAAGAAGGACGGTTGA